A genomic window from Lujinxingia sediminis includes:
- a CDS encoding sulfatase-like hydrolase/transferase, whose amino-acid sequence MPTDTSRVAFLSLILAGVLALSVEALALTLSEPTVALWMLPTHVGVGGPLVLLGAAMGVVVARSWAGLWKERAPAPLTMVAGLVSAPALLGAWIAVATLVTLKLDGRIATPWMGALLGALLSAVAAGAILAMSSPLVLLVRRLLARVTKHPVGRFILRAALWVPALLAGGALVALIMPLVGPGALKVLPWSYVATGCAGLAVLPLSWKLLSARPALKTPLMRALPTSLVLLSVFALMMPRAIERARSSFSDKPAVASHLYSALAGPLDFDEDGALSLYAGGDCAPFDASRGPHQVETPNDGVDQNCSGADLAFDVADFSPGPRRVEPPEGIHRRPNMILVTTDALSFPHTSAGGYERDTTPHLAAWAERATVYETAFSIATSTRLAMPGLIASKMNSQMRMLDRRGHPYPYPSDEVTLGTMLRDAGYRTVHIPGERYFTRWRTHALGFEEFDTRAYKSTDENGHNSPALTERAIEIIEEHDDDRPLAIWVHYFDHHGPYTIPEGAKTFGKGKSSMERFESELWFADQSWGRLFEAVEARWEPEEYVMLFTADHGEAFDANHQRHHHGYNIFTRPLHVPLIIQAPFGRGQRIEGLAGHIDVLPTLANLLDLEPREDWLGESLVPSLVAGTPPQKDVIHSLFYIPEAAKRGEETFEMIGTRTDDFYYFDDRKNGVRRLIRWRDDPLDAHDVSKEDPERAEIFRYITGQRLQWLREREEALTPFAKDAEKANE is encoded by the coding sequence ACGCTGAGCGAGCCGACCGTTGCGCTATGGATGCTGCCGACGCACGTCGGCGTGGGCGGCCCCCTCGTCCTTCTGGGAGCCGCCATGGGCGTGGTGGTCGCGCGGAGCTGGGCCGGGCTCTGGAAGGAGCGCGCGCCCGCGCCGCTGACGATGGTGGCAGGGCTCGTAAGCGCGCCGGCGCTCCTGGGCGCCTGGATCGCCGTGGCGACCCTGGTCACGCTGAAGCTCGACGGACGCATCGCCACCCCCTGGATGGGCGCGCTTCTCGGCGCGCTGCTCTCGGCGGTCGCCGCGGGCGCGATCCTGGCGATGAGCTCGCCACTGGTCCTGCTCGTGCGTCGTCTGCTCGCCAGGGTGACGAAGCACCCGGTGGGTCGCTTTATCCTGCGCGCGGCTCTCTGGGTGCCGGCGTTGCTGGCCGGCGGGGCGCTCGTCGCCCTGATCATGCCGCTGGTCGGTCCGGGCGCGCTCAAGGTGCTTCCCTGGAGCTATGTGGCGACCGGATGCGCGGGGCTGGCCGTCCTGCCCCTCTCGTGGAAGCTCCTTAGCGCACGGCCGGCACTCAAAACCCCGCTGATGCGCGCGCTCCCCACCTCGCTCGTGCTGCTGAGCGTTTTCGCGCTGATGATGCCCCGGGCCATAGAGCGCGCGCGCAGCTCCTTTAGCGACAAGCCAGCGGTCGCCAGCCACCTCTACAGCGCTCTGGCCGGCCCTCTGGACTTCGACGAGGACGGCGCGCTTTCGCTCTACGCCGGCGGCGACTGCGCCCCCTTTGACGCCTCGCGTGGTCCCCATCAGGTCGAGACGCCCAACGACGGCGTCGACCAGAACTGCTCCGGCGCAGACCTCGCCTTTGATGTGGCCGACTTCAGCCCGGGCCCCAGACGCGTCGAGCCCCCCGAGGGCATCCATCGCCGCCCGAACATGATCCTCGTGACCACCGACGCCCTCTCCTTTCCCCATACCAGCGCCGGCGGCTACGAACGTGACACCACCCCACACCTGGCCGCCTGGGCTGAGCGTGCCACGGTCTACGAGACCGCCTTCTCCATCGCCACCTCCACGCGCCTGGCCATGCCCGGGCTGATCGCCAGCAAAATGAACAGCCAGATGCGCATGCTCGATCGCCGGGGGCACCCCTACCCCTACCCCTCCGACGAAGTCACCCTGGGCACCATGCTGCGCGACGCGGGCTACCGCACCGTCCATATCCCCGGGGAGCGCTACTTTACGCGCTGGCGCACCCACGCCCTGGGCTTTGAGGAGTTTGATACCCGGGCCTACAAAAGCACCGACGAAAACGGCCATAACTCCCCGGCGCTCACCGAGCGCGCCATCGAAATCATCGAGGAGCACGACGACGATCGCCCCCTGGCCATCTGGGTCCATTATTTCGATCACCACGGCCCCTACACCATCCCCGAAGGCGCCAAAACCTTTGGTAAGGGCAAGAGCAGCATGGAGCGCTTCGAGAGCGAGCTCTGGTTCGCCGACCAGAGCTGGGGACGTCTCTTCGAGGCGGTCGAGGCCCGTTGGGAGCCCGAGGAGTACGTGATGCTCTTCACCGCCGACCATGGCGAAGCCTTCGACGCCAACCATCAGCGCCACCACCACGGCTACAACATCTTCACTCGCCCGCTGCACGTCCCCCTGATCATCCAGGCCCCCTTCGGCCGCGGCCAACGCATCGAGGGGCTCGCCGGCCACATCGACGTGCTCCCCACCCTGGCCAACCTCCTGGATCTGGAGCCCCGCGAAGACTGGCTCGGCGAGTCGTTGGTGCCCTCCCTGGTCGCCGGAACGCCGCCGCAGAAAGACGTCATACACTCGCTCTTCTACATCCCCGAGGCGGCCAAACGCGGCGAGGAGACCTTTGAGATGATCGGCACCCGCACCGATGATTTTTATTATTTTGATGACCGCAAAAACGGTGTCCGACGCCTGATCCGCTGGCGCGACGACCCCCTCGACGCGCACGACGTCTCGAAGGAGGATCCGGAGCGCGCCGAGATTTTCCGCTACATCACCGGCCAGCGCCTTCAATGGCTGCGCGAGCGCGAAGAGGCGCTCACACCTTTTGCAAAGGACGCCGAAAAGGCGAACGAGTAG
- a CDS encoding radical SAM/SPASM domain-containing protein, with the protein MPTEPKARRPVRAVRPEDLERGTPLYCVWEITLACDLGCRHCGSRAGKARPDELSTKECLEVVDQLAKLGIREVTLIGGEAYLREDWPQIAAEITRQGMVCSMTTGGRDLSAKRVEQAVESGIRIISVSLDGLQQTHDALRGRKGAFESALASARRIADSPIRLGVNTQINRLSLPELPALVDVLVELGINAWQLQLTVPMGRAADRPELLLQPYDLLEVFPLLAYLKATKLAPRGIGLYPGNNIGYFGPYEQMLRFRGEEGVHWSGCSAGKWSIGLEADGKIKGCPSLPTQHYTGANVRDLSIAETVATTPELKYLRERTVEDLWGYCRTCYYAAECKAGCSWTSHSLLGKTGNNPYCIHRAMDFERRGQRERVVKVEGASGKPFDTGRFEIVVEAMEERAPLELRTILGRSQEEVASLSGDAPSIWSLEHIRQALKRS; encoded by the coding sequence ATGCCGACTGAGCCGAAGGCAAGACGCCCGGTGCGGGCGGTACGGCCGGAAGATCTGGAGCGCGGCACGCCGCTGTATTGCGTCTGGGAAATCACCCTGGCCTGCGACCTGGGGTGCCGCCACTGCGGCTCGCGCGCCGGCAAAGCGCGCCCTGATGAGCTCAGCACCAAAGAGTGCCTGGAGGTCGTCGACCAGCTCGCAAAACTCGGCATTCGCGAGGTGACGCTGATCGGCGGCGAGGCCTATCTGCGGGAGGACTGGCCCCAGATCGCCGCCGAGATCACGCGTCAGGGGATGGTCTGCAGCATGACCACCGGCGGGCGTGATTTGAGCGCAAAGCGGGTGGAGCAGGCCGTGGAGTCGGGCATCCGGATCATCTCGGTGTCGCTCGACGGGCTGCAGCAGACCCACGACGCCCTGCGCGGTCGCAAGGGCGCCTTTGAGAGCGCGCTGGCCTCGGCGCGCCGTATCGCCGACTCGCCCATTCGCCTCGGGGTCAACACCCAGATCAACCGCCTCTCGTTGCCGGAGCTCCCGGCCCTGGTCGATGTGCTGGTGGAGCTGGGCATCAACGCCTGGCAGCTGCAGCTGACCGTGCCGATGGGGCGCGCCGCTGACCGCCCCGAGCTCCTCTTGCAGCCCTATGACCTGCTCGAAGTCTTTCCCCTCCTGGCCTACCTCAAGGCCACCAAACTTGCGCCCAGGGGCATCGGGCTCTACCCGGGGAACAACATCGGGTACTTCGGGCCCTACGAGCAGATGCTGCGCTTTCGCGGCGAGGAGGGCGTGCATTGGAGCGGGTGCTCGGCGGGCAAGTGGTCGATTGGGTTGGAGGCCGACGGCAAGATCAAGGGCTGCCCCTCGCTGCCCACCCAGCATTATACCGGCGCCAACGTACGCGACTTGAGCATCGCCGAGACGGTCGCCACCACCCCGGAGCTTAAGTACCTGCGGGAGCGCACCGTCGAAGACCTCTGGGGCTACTGCCGCACCTGTTACTACGCCGCCGAATGCAAAGCGGGCTGCTCCTGGACCTCGCACAGCCTTCTGGGCAAGACCGGCAACAACCCCTACTGCATCCACCGCGCGATGGATTTTGAGCGCCGGGGCCAGCGTGAGCGCGTTGTGAAGGTGGAGGGCGCCAGCGGAAAACCCTTTGATACCGGTCGCTTCGAGATCGTGGTCGAGGCGATGGAGGAGCGCGCCCCGCTGGAGCTGCGCACCATTCTGGGACGCAGCCAGGAGGAGGTCGCCTCGCTGAGCGGTGACGCGCCGAGCATCTGGAGTCTGGAGCATATTCGCCAGGCCTTAAAAAGGAGCTGA
- a CDS encoding LTA synthase family protein produces the protein MLDLLRHRSLAAQRRFLILHALPLMLLLLGLKSARVLKRAHIEGVLGALDLFKSELLFGLGFALAGVSLLGFLRSSRARTITHVALGGVAALVAGVEIVAHHFYISTGSTLDASLLMFSLKNFEETWNVISSEVPWWTLGALIVAVVFFLTGPLLLQRRDSPDPLADTRPWSGAMLAGSVCMLALACTPPLAEPYAPFARASVVNLGMSALDRGGDQDVTIVARPDLSKASLVASTETHGARPKHVALIVLESTRARSLSVYNPELDTTPFLAALAEKSLVAERAHAVVPHTSKALVATLCGIEPRLNMPITESYPGALPARCLADLLRQRGFATAFFQSATEHFEGRRQLIDNMGYEHFLPVDEMRTRGFEKANYFGYEDDIMLEPGRTWLSEQKKRPTFLTYLTLTPHHDYLAPERYGHHDFDPDEELNDYHNTIRYVDHFVANVMAQYKELGFYEDTLFVIVGDHGEGFGEHGRRQHDNVIYQEGLHIPMMLYSPALPDLAGRVEPPVSQIDLLPTIASLLGYALDTDYPGVDLREAPEERSIFSHCWYERRCMASIRGDDKYIHHFDTQPDERFDLGADPLETSSALARHDDNAARERELHTWRASVNAWHAQHSLQLLDGKILDAMPPVEHEVNVTLGDFARIRGYSLSTDALRPGSKATITYVFEALKPIPEGWLLFVHGNGPHKTKNLDHVPVNGLHPLHRWKPGEFIVDEQTFHVPRDWRPGEFKLRIGIYHKEKGRVEVSGDVPITDDHRATLFTMPVER, from the coding sequence ATGCTCGACCTTCTGCGCCACCGTAGCCTGGCCGCTCAGCGCCGCTTTTTGATCCTCCATGCCCTGCCCCTGATGCTCTTGCTGCTGGGGCTCAAGAGCGCACGCGTACTCAAACGCGCGCACATCGAGGGCGTTCTCGGCGCGCTGGATCTCTTTAAATCCGAGCTGCTCTTCGGGCTGGGGTTTGCGCTGGCAGGCGTCTCTCTGCTGGGGTTTCTCCGCTCGTCTCGCGCGCGCACGATCACACACGTTGCGCTGGGCGGGGTCGCCGCGCTGGTCGCCGGGGTCGAGATCGTCGCGCACCATTTTTACATCTCGACCGGCTCCACCCTGGATGCCTCCCTCCTGATGTTCTCGCTGAAAAACTTCGAGGAGACCTGGAACGTGATCTCCAGCGAGGTGCCCTGGTGGACTCTGGGCGCGCTGATCGTAGCGGTGGTCTTCTTTCTAACAGGGCCCCTGCTGCTGCAACGCCGTGACTCGCCGGACCCCCTCGCTGACACAAGACCCTGGTCGGGGGCGATGCTGGCGGGTTCGGTCTGTATGCTGGCACTGGCCTGCACGCCTCCGCTGGCCGAGCCCTACGCGCCCTTTGCGCGGGCTTCGGTGGTGAACCTGGGGATGAGCGCGCTGGATCGAGGCGGGGACCAGGACGTCACGATTGTTGCGCGCCCCGACCTCTCAAAAGCCTCGCTCGTTGCGTCGACCGAAACCCACGGGGCTCGACCGAAACACGTCGCGCTGATCGTGCTCGAGTCGACCCGCGCCCGCTCGCTCTCGGTCTACAACCCGGAGCTCGACACCACTCCCTTTCTCGCCGCGTTGGCCGAGAAGAGTCTGGTGGCCGAGCGGGCCCACGCCGTCGTGCCGCATACCTCCAAGGCGCTGGTGGCCACGCTCTGCGGCATCGAGCCGCGGCTCAACATGCCTATCACCGAGTCCTACCCGGGCGCGCTTCCGGCGCGCTGCCTGGCCGATCTGCTTCGCCAGCGAGGCTTTGCGACGGCATTCTTCCAGTCGGCCACCGAACATTTTGAGGGGCGACGCCAGCTCATCGACAACATGGGCTATGAGCACTTTTTGCCGGTCGACGAGATGCGCACCCGCGGCTTTGAGAAGGCCAATTATTTTGGCTACGAGGACGACATCATGCTCGAGCCCGGCCGCACCTGGCTGAGCGAGCAAAAGAAGCGCCCCACCTTTTTGACCTACCTCACCCTGACCCCGCACCACGACTACCTGGCCCCGGAGCGCTACGGGCATCACGATTTTGACCCGGATGAGGAGCTCAACGACTACCACAACACCATCCGCTACGTGGACCACTTCGTGGCCAACGTCATGGCGCAGTACAAGGAGCTGGGGTTCTATGAGGACACCCTCTTTGTGATCGTCGGCGACCATGGCGAGGGCTTTGGTGAGCACGGACGTCGCCAGCACGACAACGTGATTTACCAGGAGGGGCTGCATATCCCGATGATGCTCTACAGCCCCGCGCTTCCCGACCTGGCTGGCCGCGTTGAGCCCCCGGTCAGCCAGATCGATCTTTTGCCCACCATCGCCTCCCTTCTGGGCTACGCGCTCGATACGGATTACCCGGGCGTTGATCTGCGGGAGGCCCCCGAAGAGCGCTCCATCTTCTCGCATTGCTGGTACGAGCGCCGCTGCATGGCCAGCATCCGCGGCGACGATAAGTACATCCACCACTTTGATACGCAGCCCGACGAGCGTTTTGACCTGGGCGCCGACCCACTGGAGACGAGCTCGGCGCTGGCGCGTCATGACGACAACGCCGCCCGGGAGCGGGAGCTGCACACGTGGCGCGCCTCGGTGAACGCCTGGCACGCACAGCACAGCCTGCAGCTGCTCGATGGCAAGATCCTCGATGCGATGCCGCCCGTAGAGCATGAGGTCAACGTCACCCTCGGGGACTTTGCACGCATCCGCGGCTACTCCCTCTCCACCGACGCGCTGCGTCCGGGAAGCAAAGCGACGATCACCTACGTCTTTGAGGCCTTGAAGCCCATTCCCGAGGGCTGGCTGCTCTTTGTGCACGGCAACGGGCCGCATAAAACCAAAAACCTGGACCACGTCCCGGTCAACGGACTCCATCCCTTGCACCGCTGGAAGCCCGGGGAGTTTATTGTCGACGAGCAGACCTTCCACGTGCCGCGGGACTGGCGCCCTGGCGAATTCAAGCTGCGCATCGGCATCTACCACAAGGAGAAGGGACGCGTGGAGGTGAGCGGGGACGTGCCGATCACCGACGATCATCGCGCGACCCTTTTTACGATGCCGGTGGAGCGGTGA
- the nth gene encoding endonuclease III yields the protein MTKTLRTKKAKKARAETIGQILDELYPTTPVPLDHKDAYTLLVAVLLSAQCTDKRVNMVTPDLFALADNPHDMARQPVDKIQHTIRSCGLAPTKAKNVHALSHMLVDEFDGEVPGTLKELTKLPGVGRKTAQVVLSQWFDVPSFPVDTHIHRLAERWGLSKAKNVRQTEDDLRELFDESTWNARHLQIIFYGREYCPARGHDLETCVICRQIEAGEL from the coding sequence GTGACGAAGACGTTGCGCACTAAGAAGGCAAAAAAAGCCCGCGCCGAGACCATCGGCCAGATCCTCGACGAGCTCTACCCCACCACGCCCGTGCCCCTGGACCATAAAGACGCCTACACGCTGCTCGTCGCCGTGCTTCTCTCGGCGCAGTGCACCGACAAACGCGTCAACATGGTCACTCCCGACCTCTTCGCGCTGGCCGACAACCCCCATGACATGGCCCGCCAGCCCGTCGATAAAATCCAGCACACCATCCGCTCCTGCGGGCTCGCCCCCACCAAAGCCAAAAACGTGCACGCGCTCTCGCATATGCTGGTCGATGAGTTCGATGGCGAGGTGCCCGGCACGCTCAAAGAGCTCACCAAACTCCCGGGCGTCGGCCGAAAAACCGCCCAGGTCGTGCTCTCGCAGTGGTTCGACGTGCCCTCCTTTCCCGTCGACACCCACATCCACCGCCTGGCCGAGCGCTGGGGCTTAAGCAAAGCCAAAAACGTCCGCCAGACCGAAGACGACCTGCGCGAGCTTTTTGACGAGTCCACCTGGAACGCTCGCCATCTCCAGATCATCTTCTACGGCCGCGAGTACTGCCCGGCCCGCGGCCACGACCTGGAGACGTGTGTGATCTGCCGGCAGATCGAGGCCGGGGAGCTCTGA
- the fumC gene encoding class II fumarate hydratase — protein MSTRTEYDSMGAVEVPSDAYWGAQTQRSIQNFKIGGHRMPRPMIKALGMVKHATAEANCGLGILSDDKKKAIQAAAQEVIDGKLDEHFPLVVWQTGSGTQTNMNTNEVIANRAIEMLGGELGSKSPIHPNDDVNKSQSTNDSFPTASAVAIVDQFESALLPALAHLRDALDAKAAAFADIVKVGRTHLMDATPLTLGQEFSGYSAQLTYAERAVRQSLELLVELAIGGTAVGSGLNTVEGYDKAVCDALAAMSGYDFKPAPNKFALLAGKEAIVEAHGALKTLATSLNKIANDIRWMGSGPRCGFGELTLPSNEPGSSIMPGKVNPTQSEAMTMVCAHVFGNDAAVGFAAANGNFELNVYKPMLVHNVLESTRLLTDAMHSFTDNCVVGIEPNREQIAEDLERCLMLVTALNPVIGYDKAAEVAKKAHKENTTLRQAITELGYLSGEEFDKAINPKAMTHPKAKA, from the coding sequence ATGTCGACTCGCACCGAATACGACTCGATGGGCGCGGTGGAAGTGCCCTCCGACGCCTACTGGGGCGCGCAGACCCAGCGCTCCATCCAGAACTTCAAGATCGGCGGCCACCGCATGCCCCGGCCCATGATCAAGGCGTTAGGGATGGTCAAGCACGCCACCGCCGAGGCCAACTGCGGCCTGGGGATTCTGAGCGACGATAAGAAGAAAGCGATTCAGGCCGCCGCTCAGGAGGTCATCGACGGAAAGCTCGATGAGCATTTCCCGCTGGTGGTCTGGCAGACCGGAAGCGGCACGCAGACCAACATGAATACCAACGAGGTCATCGCGAACCGCGCCATCGAGATGCTCGGCGGCGAACTGGGCTCCAAGAGCCCGATTCACCCCAACGACGATGTGAACAAGAGCCAGTCGACCAACGACAGCTTTCCCACGGCCAGCGCCGTGGCGATCGTCGACCAGTTTGAGAGCGCGCTCCTTCCGGCGCTGGCGCACCTGCGCGACGCGCTCGACGCCAAAGCCGCCGCGTTTGCCGACATCGTGAAGGTGGGACGCACCCACCTGATGGACGCCACGCCGCTGACCCTGGGTCAGGAGTTTTCGGGCTACTCGGCGCAGCTGACCTACGCCGAGCGCGCCGTCCGCCAGTCGCTGGAGCTTCTGGTGGAGCTGGCCATCGGCGGCACCGCGGTGGGAAGCGGCCTGAACACGGTCGAGGGTTACGATAAGGCGGTCTGCGACGCGCTGGCCGCCATGAGCGGCTACGACTTCAAGCCGGCGCCCAACAAGTTTGCGCTGCTCGCCGGCAAAGAGGCGATCGTGGAGGCCCACGGCGCGCTCAAGACGCTGGCGACCTCGCTCAACAAGATCGCCAACGACATCCGCTGGATGGGCAGCGGCCCCCGCTGCGGATTTGGCGAGCTGACGCTGCCGAGCAACGAGCCCGGCTCCTCGATCATGCCCGGCAAGGTCAACCCGACCCAGTCCGAGGCGATGACGATGGTCTGCGCGCACGTCTTCGGCAACGACGCGGCCGTGGGCTTTGCGGCGGCCAACGGCAACTTTGAGCTCAACGTCTACAAGCCGATGCTCGTGCATAACGTGCTCGAATCGACGCGCCTGCTCACCGACGCGATGCACTCCTTCACCGACAACTGCGTGGTGGGCATTGAGCCCAACCGCGAGCAGATCGCCGAAGATCTGGAGCGCTGCCTGATGCTGGTGACCGCGCTCAACCCGGTGATCGGCTACGACAAGGCCGCCGAAGTCGCCAAGAAGGCCCACAAAGAGAACACCACGCTGCGCCAGGCCATCACCGAGCTGGGGTATTTGAGCGGCGAGGAGTTCGATAAGGCGATCAACCCCAAAGCGATGACGCATCCGAAGGCGAAGGCGTAA